One Burkholderia gladioli genomic window, CGAGGCGGCCACGTTGACCACGAAGGGATGCTGTTCGAAGCGTACCTGCTCGATGCCGGCGGGTCCGCTGAATTGCCAGTCGCTGAAGGGCATGCCGGGCGAGCGCAGGTGCAGGCAGGTATGCGCCTGCAGATCGGCGGGCGTTCGCGGCACGCCGTGGGCGGCCAGGTAGTCCGGCGAGGCGCAGACGATGCAGGAGATCTCGCCGAGCCGCCGCGAGACGATGCCGTCGCCGGCCGGCATGTCGGAGATGGTGAGGGTGCCGTCGTACATCTCGTTGAGGATGTCGACCGAGCGCTGAGAGAGCGTGAGGTCGATGCTGATCTGCGGATAGGCGCGCATGAATTCGGCGACCAGCGGCATCACGTAGTGCGTGCCGAAGCTGGTCATCGAATGGATGCGCAACTGGCCGCGCGGCACCTGGGGCGGCTGGTCGGTGAGCAGTTCCGCCTCGGCGAATTCGAGGTCGGCGAGAATCTTGCGGCAGTGCCGCAGATAGCGTTCGCCCGCCTCGGTCAGTGCGACGCGGCGGGTGTTCCGGTTCAGCAGCCGGGTGCTCAGGTGCGCCTCCAGGTCCGACACGGCGCGCGAGACCTGGGCCGTCGAACGCTGCAACGCAGCCGCGGCGCCGGAGAAACTGCCTGATTCGGCGACTCGCACAAAGACGCTCATGTTTTGAGTCGTGTTCATCCCTTGCCCACGGCGAATTCATCGAATTTCAGTATCCCATGCGTGCGCCCGGCCGGCGCGAAGCCTGACCGTTTTTAGGGATAAATTGCCTGGATCGTGATATCGAGACGATCGCCGGCGGCCAGTCGTGCCAAACTGCGGCATCCACCCCATCAGGAATCGTCAGGAGGATGCATTTGACCCCGAACACCCCCGCCCACGCCACCGACGCGCTCGCGCGGCAATTCGAGTTCCTCGCCGAGCTGGACAAGCTCAAGTCCGTGATGCGCCAGTCGCCGCTGATCGATCGCAGCCGCAAGGAAAACTCCGCCGAGCATGGCTGGCACCTGTCGATGTTCGCGCTGACGCTGGCCGAGCATGCCGGCGAGGTCGACGTGCTGCACGTGGTCCGGCTGCTGCTGGTGCACGACATCGTCGAGATCGACGCCGGCGATCATCCGATCCACGCCTCCAGCGCCGAGGCCGCGCAGATCGAGGCAGCCGAGCGCCGCGCCGCCCGGCGCATCTTCGGCCTGCTGCCCAGCCCGCAGGCCGAGGCGATGCTGGGCCTGTGGGAGGAGTTCGAGGCGGCGCAAACGCCCGAGGCGGTGTTCGCCAAGTCGCTCGACCGGCTGCAGCCGCTGCTGCTCAATACCCTGACCGACGGCGGCACCTGGACCGAGAACGGCGTGAGCGAGCAGCAGGTGCTGGAGCGCTACGGCCCGGTGATCGAGCGCGGCTCGCCCGTGCTGTGGGAAGCGGCGCGCCAGCGCGTGCGCGCGCATTTCGCCTCGCGCGAGGCGCGGGCCGGCCAGCCGGGCTGATCCTCGCGCCTTCCCTCCAGGTCGCCTCGCGCGGCCGCGATTGCCCGAATTGCGGCCCGGCAGGCGCGCAGCTCGCGCGATCGGGCCGGGCGGGCTTGCGCTAGCGTAGCGTCTTCGTCCCACGAGACCGCCGCCACCTCGCCATGACCGCCACGCCGCCCGATCCGCATCCGGCCCAAGCGCATTTCGATCTCGCCCTCTCGCTGGTCGCGCAAGGCCGCCATGCCGAGGCCGAGCACGCCTATCGCCAGGTACTGGCGATCCTGCCCGGCGCCGCGGTGGCGCACAGCAATCTCGGCAACGTGCTCGAGGTGCTGGAGCGTTTCGCCGAGGCCGAGGCGCATGTGCGCCTCGCGTCGGTACTCGACCCGAACCTGCCCGAAGCCCATTGCAACCTCGCCAGCCTGATGCGCCATGCAGGGCGCCTCGAGGAGGCCGAGCTCGCCTATCGACGCGCGCTGGCGCTGCGCCCCGACTATCCCGATGCGCTGTTTGGCCTGGCCACGCTGCTGCTGAGTCTCGGGCGCTTCGAGGAGGGCTGGCCGCTCTATGAGTCGCGCTACGCGCACCCGCGCTTCGTGCACCAACGCACCCGCGCCATGCTGCCTTGCCCGCAATGGCAGGGCGAGCCGCTGGCCGGGCGCTCGCTGCTGGTATGGCAGGAGGATGGCCTGGGCGACACGATCCAGTTCGCGCGCTACCTGCCGATGCTCAAGGCCGCCGGCGCGAGCCGCGTGAGCGTCGCCTGCATGGGCGCCCTGCATCGCCTGCTGGCGGGCGTGGCCGGGGTCGACGCGGTGCTCGATCACGACAGCGCCCAGGCGCGGGCGGCGAGCTTCGATTGCTGGACCAGCCTGCTCAGCGTGCCCGCGCATTTCGGCACCTCGGCCATCACGATTCCGGCGCCCGTCGTCTTGCCGATGGAGCCGGCGCGGCTGGCACGCTGGCGCGCCCGTCTCGATACGCTCGATACCTTGGCGCCCGGAGCCGGGCGCAAGGTCGGGCTGGCATGGAAGGGCAATCCGCAACATCACAACGACGCGCATCGCTCGCTGCCGTCGCTGGCCGCGCTGGCGCCGCTCTGGTCGGTGCCCGGGATCGGCTTCGTCAGCCTGCAGAAGGGCGCGGGCGAGGACGAGATCGCGCCCGCGGCGGCCAGCCAGCCGCTGCTGGCGCTCGGCGCCGAGGCGGAGGACCTGGCCGACAGCGCGGCCATCCTCGCCCAGCTCGACCTGCTGATCTGCGTGGATACCTCGGTCGCCCATCTCGCCGCGACCCTGGGCGTGCCTTGCTGGGTCTTGCTGCCGGGGCGCGACGTCGACTGGCGCTGGATGCACGGGCGCGAGGACACCCCCTGGTACCCGGCGCGTCTGCGCCTGTTCCGGCAATCGGATGGGGAGGGATGGGAGCGGGTGGTGGCTCGCGTGAGACAGGCGCTGGGAGAGTGGGCGAGGACGCCTTCGACCTGAGCGGCTCGGACCATGCCCGGCGCGAATCCCGCATGCGCTTACCTCAGCCCGCGCCCCACCTGCCCGACTTGGCCCGCAACGTCTCCACCGCGAGATCCACGAAGGCGCGCACCTTCTGGTTCACATGCCGGCCTTCGCGATGGATCACGTGCACCGGCAGCGGCTCGATCTCGTAATCGGCCAGCACGATCCGCAGGCGGCCCGCCGCGACTTCCTCGGTGATCTGGTAGGAGATGCCGCGCATGATGCCCAGGCCCGCCACCGCCGCGTCGATCGCCGAGTCGTTGGTGGTGGTGGACAGGCGCGGCTGGATCGACACCAGGGTCTGGCGCTCGCCCTCGCGAAAGCGCCACTCGGCCGTGGGCGCCGCGCTCACGCTCTGGATCGTGACGTGCGAGGCCAGCTCGTCGGGATGCCGGGGCGTGCCATGCGCCTTCAGATAGGCGGGCGAGGCGCACAGCACGCGTCGCACCTTGCCGACCGGGATCGCCTGCAGCGAGGAATCGGGCAGCTCGCCGATGCGGATCCCCACGTCCACGCCCTCGTCGACCAGGTTGACGATGCGGTCGAGAAACCAGCATTGCACGTTGACGGCCGGATAACGCCGCAGGTATTCGTGCGTGATCGGCAGCAGATGGAGCTTGCCGAACATCACCGGCGCGGTGACGGTCAACTGGCCGCGCGGCGTGGTGTTCTCGCTGGCGGCGCCCAGCTCGGCCGCGGCGATGTCGGCGAGGATGCGCCGGCTGTCCTCGAAGAAGCGCGCGCCGGCGTCGGTCACGCGCACCACGCGCGTGGTGCGCGTGAGCAGCCGCACGCCGAGATGCGCCTCGAGTTCGGTCACCACGCGGCTGATCACCGAGGGCGAGACGCGCAGCTTGCGCGCGGCCGAGGCGAAACCCTCGGTCTCGACGACGGTGACGAAGACGGTCATTGCCTGATGCTTGTCCATGGGCGGGGGGGAAGATGGTAGGGCCGGTGAGCGGGCGCGATGGCCGTAAAGATAGCAGCATCGGGCGCCGTCGCCGGGCCGATTGAACCCGGCGGCGCCCGTCTCAAAGATCGAGCAGCAGGCGCGAGCCGCCGCCCGATGCCGGGCTGGCCGGCACCGCGCAGCAGATCAGCGCCTCGCCCTCGGCCACCTCGAACTCCGGCGCTCTCGGATAGGCCACCGCGCCCTCGACGACACGTGCGCGGCAGGACCCGCAACTGCCGCTGCGACAGCCGTATTCGGGCGCGAGCCCGCGCGCCTCGGCCAACTCCAGCAGCGAGCCCCCGTCCGGCTGCCAGCGCGCTTCCTTGCCCGACTTCACGAAGGCCACGGGCGTCGGCTCGGTGGCGGGCTCGCGCGCCGGTGCGGCCGCGGCGGCGGCATCGCGTCGTCGCTGCAGCCCCGAGGGGCCGAAGGCCTCGGCATGGATCCGCGCGTCGGCCACGTTGAGGTCGCGCAGCGCGTCGTACATCGACTGCATGAAGCCGCCGGGGCCGCACAGATAGAAGTCGTAGTCGTCGAAGGGCAGGGTGCGCCGCAGCAGCGCGATATCGAGGCGGCCGCCGAAGTCGTAGTCCTCGTGCGCTTGCGCGCCGACCGTGTCGCTGAGCGCGCGCACCACCGTCACCGCGCCCTTCGAGGCGGCGGCCAGTTGCGCGATCTCCGCGGAGAAGGCCCGCTCGCCGAGCGAGCGCGCCGAATGGAAGAACCAGGTCGGCCGCACGCGGCGCTTGCGCAGCCCCTCGTACACGATGTGCCGCAGCATCGCCAGCATCGGCGTGACGCCCACGCCCGCGGCCAGCAGTACGGCCGGCCGCGTCTGCGCCGCGTCGATCGTGAAGGCGCCGGCCGGCGCGCGCGTCTCGAGCGTGCTGCCCAGGCGCAGCGTGTCGTGCAGGTAGGCGGACACCAGCCCGTCGCGCTTGACGCTGATCCGGTAGACGCCGTCGGAAGGCGCGGTGGACAGCGTGTAGGTGCGAATCAGCGCACGCTCCTGGCCCGGCGGCGTGACGCGGATCGGCAGGTGCTGGCCGGCCGCGTGCGGCAGCAGGCCGGCGCCGTCGGCCGGCTGCAGGTGGAAGGAGCGGATCGCCGGCGTCTCGTCGACGATGCGGGTGACCTCGAAGGGGCGCCAGGCATGGGCCAGCGCGGCGGCCTTCAGGCGGCTGGCGGCCTCGTCCCAGCTGCCCGTCATCAGCGAGTTCGGCGACCAGCCGTCGGCGCGAAAGCGCCAGCGCAGCGGCATCGCCTGCCGGCGATGGATCACGCGGCGCGGCTTGAAATGCCACAGCCGCTCGGCGCCCTGGAAGGCGGCGATCTCCTCCGATTCGAGCTCGACGCTGGCCTCGCCCGTCATCTGCAGCATGTCGCCCGTTTCGAAATCGACGAACACCAGGCCGGCGCGCGGATTGACGAGGAAGTTGCCGAGCGTGGCGAAGAACAGGTTGCCGGCGAAGTCGGGCACGGTCAGCCGGCCGTCCTCGTCGATCCTGACAAAGCCGGCATTGCCGCCGCGATGCGAGACGTCGACCTGGCGCGCCTCGCCCTCGCCGACATAGGAGGCGACGAAGAAGGTATCGGCCGCCGCGATGATGGCGCGGGCACGCGCGTCGAGATGGTCGAACTCGAGCGGGGCGATGTCGGTGTATTGCGAGGGCTCGCGCACGAAACCGAAATCGCGCAACTGGATGTACTGCGGGCAGTTGCCGAAGCTCTGCCGCACCTGCACGTCGAAGCCGCCGGCCGTGTGCGCGCGCAGCGTGCCGTTCATGCGGTTGCGGCGGCGCGTATGCAGCTCGATGCCGAGCAGGCCGATCGCCGCGCCTTCGTACAGGCCGGGCGCGGCCGGATCGGCGGGATCGACGCCGGCCTCGACATGCAGCCGCCCCGGCTCGGGCGACTGCATGAAGCCGGGATGGCCGCTCAGGAAGCTCGCCCAGGCATCGCCGCGTTCATCGACGGCACCGAACGCGATGAAGGGCAACTGCGCGTAGAACTCGCGATGCTGGTCCGGCATGTAGTCGCGCACCACGCGCTGGCCCACCTCGTGCATCTTGCCGGCCACGCCGGTCTTGCGCTGGATCGCCAGCTCGCCCTCGTGCCAGGGCGATGCGGTTTCGGTGTGCGTGAGCTTCATGCCAGGACTCCCGGGAAATTGCGTGTCGTTCAGGCGGCCAGGCCGACCGGCGTCTTGCGGAACTCGACGAAGCCGGGCAGCGCCTCGATGCGGCTCAGCCAGGCATTGATGCGCGGGTAGAACGACAGGTCGACGTTGCCCTCGGGGGCCCGCGAGATGTAGCCGTACAGCGCGACATCGGCGATCGTCGCGGTCTCGCCCGCGATGAAGGCGTGGCCGGCCAGTTCCTCGTCGATCAGCTTGAGGATCCGGTGGGCGCGCGCGATCACCTCGTCGGCATGGTAGCTCGCGCCGAACACCGTGATCAGGCGCGCTGCGGCCGGGCCGTAGGCGATTTCGCCGGCGGCCACCGACAGCCAGCGCTGCACCGCCGCTTCCTCGACCGGCGCCTCGGGCAGCCAGCCCGGCTTGCCGGCGCGGCGCGCGAGGTAGACCAGGATCGCGTTCGAATCGGCGATCACCGTCTCGCCGTCGACCAGCACCGGCACCTGGCCGAAGCGGTTCAGCTTCAGGAACTCGGGCGACTTGTGGGCGGCGGCGGCCAGGTCGACCTCGATCGCGTCGTACTCGATGCCGAGCAGCGACAGCAGCAGGCGCACGCGGTGCGAATGGCCGGACAGCGGGTGGTGATAGAGCTTCATGGTGGAGTCCTCTGGGTCTGGGCGACCGGACCATCCGATCGCATGAAGCCAGTCTAGGGACGCGGCGCCGGGCGGGGAATCGGCCGCGGCGCGAATGGATTCTTCTCGAAACGCGAACAGTGGCGCGCAAGGCAGGGGGCGGAATCGTCGGATGAATGGCCGCCGGAAGCGGCGCAAGCACCCTGCGGTCAGCCTTGCGCAACCCGTCATCGAGACGTCACGCGCTGGACGTGCCGACGACATGTCGACGATGTGCGAGCCGGAATTCGGCAAGTCTTTCCAGTGCGCGACGCGGCTTCCAGGTAGGGATTTCCGTTGCCTGGCGCGATACGTTCGAACCCTGAAAACAAGGCTCGTGTCATGCGCTTCAATAGTGATCCTGAGCTTTCTTGTCGGCGGAATTTCCCCTAAAGTATCGACGCCTCGGCGCGGCCCCGGCTGCCTTGGCGGAACCCGAGACGGAAAGGAACCACGATGAGTTTTGCTCCGAACGGCGGCGGCCTGCTCAGTGCGATCGGCGGCAGCCCCTTACCCAGTCCGCTCGGCGGACTCGCCGGTTCGCTGGCCTCTGGCGTTGCCGGCCAGCTCGGCCCGCTGGCCGGGGTGGCCAGCCATCTCGACACCGTGCAGCGCGCCATGCAGCTCGCGCAGACCGGCTTCTCGCTGCTGAACCGGCCGCCCTCGGCGATCGCCGAGTCGATCAACGGTCAGGTGGCCGGCAGCAGCGCCACGCTGACCCAGGCCAACCGCTACGTCACGCTCGACACGCCGCTGGGCCAGGACGTGCTGCTGGTGAGCGTGGCGATCGTCGACGAGCAGGTGAACCGGCTGCCGGAGATCCATCTCGACCTGCTCTCGCATCGCAACGACCTCAAGCCGGCCGACCTGATCGGCCAGCAGGTCAAGCTGCGCCTCGACCAGCAGCCCACCCAGGTATCGCTCGAGCGCGTGACGGCCTCCAGCGGCGATAACTATCGCTACTTCGACGGCTACGTGTGCTCGTTCGACCGCGTCGGCAACCCGGGCAGCGTCACGCAATACCAGATGTCGGTGGTGCCGTGGTTCTGGTTCCTGACGCGCTCGACCGATTGCCGGATCTTCCAGAACCAGAGCGCGCGCGACATCCTCTCGACCATCTTCACCGAGCACGGCTTCTCCGATTTCGCCTTCGACATCCGCAATGCGCAGAAGCCGCTCGACTACGTGGTGATGTACCAGGAGTCCTATTTCAACTTCTGCGCGCGGCTGATGGAGCAGGAGGGGCTGATCTGGACGCATCGCTACCAGAAGGACAAGCACATTCTCGCGATCGGCGACACCAACGGCGTGTTCCGCCCGATCGACGGGCTGGCGAGCGTGCCCTACGCGGACAGCGCCTCCAGCGAATACAACGGCATCGACCAACTGCACGAGGGCGGGCGCTTCGGGGTGGGCAAGGTGACCTACCGCGACTTCAACCACCAGACGCCGTCCTCGCCGCTGATGATGGTGCAGGCCGAATCGCTGACGCTCACGCATGCGCGGCTCGATACCACCGAGCGCTTCGAGCACCAGTCGCTCTACGACCACAGCGACGACGGCAACCGCTATGCGCGCTACGCGATCGAGGCAGAGGAGGCGCAGGCGCATCGCTACACGGGGCAGGGCTACGCCTGGCGCATGACGGCGGCCGGCAGCGTGAGCGTGACCGGGCATCCGGTGGCGGCCGACAACCAGGAGTACGTGGTGCTGCAGGTGCGCCACGAGGCGGTCAACGACTACACCCAGCACGCGGCCAGGCTGCCCTATCGCAACAGCTTCGCGCTGCTGCCGCAGAAGGTCGCCTATCGCGCGCAGCGGATGACCACCAAGCCGCTGATCCAGGGCACCCAGTCGGCCATCGTGGTGGGTCCCAAGGGCGAGGAGATCCACACCAACGGCAGTTGCGTGAAGCTGCATTTCCTGTGGGACCGGCGCGGCAAATGCGACGGCTCCGATTCGATGTGGATCCGCGTCTCGCAGCCCTGGGCCGGCGCCGGCTGGGGCGCCGCGGCGATCCCGCGGATCGGCCAGGAGGTGCTCGTCGCCTTCAACCAGGGCGACCCCGACAACCCGGTGATCGTCGGGCGCATGTTCAACGGCGAGCAGGGCAACCCGTACCACGGCGCGGCCGGCCAGACCATGGGTATCAAGAGCCAGACGCACAAGGGCGCCGGCTCCAACGAACTGCTGATGAGCGACGTGGCCGGCGCGCAGATGCTCTACCTGCACGCGCAGAAGGACATGAACACGGTGGTGGAGGACGCGCAGACCACCTCGGTGCTCAAGGGCGATCGCACCGTCCACGTCGCCAAGGGCAACGACGCGACCACCGTCCATGTCGGCGACCAGAAGACCGTGGTGGCGCAGGGCAAGACCGATTACCAGGCGCCCAACGGCACGCACACCATCGAGGCCAAGGAACTGTGGATCAAGATCGGCGGCGATGCCGGCACGAAGATCCACATGACCGGCGACGTGATCGAGATCTACAAGGGCAAGTCGGTGATCCACATCGACGCCGACAACATCAAGGTGCAGGCCGCGCGCACCGACATCAATCCCGACAACAGCTGAGCGAGCCGGCGAGCATCGCTCACCCACCAGGAAGCCGAGCATGTACCAGATGCACGAGGGCAGCTTCGCGATGCCCGAGGCGTGGCAGGACAAGACCATGAACGTATTCGTGTCGGCTGCCACCGGCACCGAGGGCGTGAGTTTCGTGATCACCCGCGAGCCCCTGCCGTGGGGCATGAAGTTCGCCGAATACACCGCGGGCGAGATCCGCAAGCTGGCGCGGCAGGTCAGCGACTACGCGGCGGTCTCCAGCGAGGAAACCAGCGTGTCGGGCCGCGAGGCCTTCGCGCACGAATACACCTGGACCAACAACCGCGCGCCGATCCAGCAGCGCCTGACGATGGTCGAATACGGCCGCGTGGTGCTGATGCTGACCTTCACGGCGCCGGGCGCGATCAGCGACACGCAGCGCGAGCAACTTCAGGCGCTGATCGCCAGCCTGCAGTTGCGCGAGCCGGCCTGAGCGGGGCAGCGGCCATGTCCGATTCCACCACGCCCACCTACCAGGAGCCGAGCGGCAGCGCCGAGCAGCGCGTCGCGAACCTGCAGACGCTGGAGGACGGGGAGAAGACCAAGCAGCAGCAGATGGGCTGGGTGGACGGCGCCAACTACGGCATGACCGGCGCCGACATCGGCTATGCCGCCTACGCGGGCGGCTCGGCCGCGCTGGCGGGGGGCGCCGGCGGCGCGGCCGCGCTCGGTGCCGGCGCGCTGGCCGCGGCGCCCGCGGTGATCGCGCTGGGTGGCGCGATGCTGCTGGACAAAGTCGGCGTGACGGGCGCGATGGCCAGCGGCTTCACCCGGCTCGGCGACGCGCTCGGGCTCACCATCGGCCGCGGCGACCCGCACCCGGCCTGCGTCGGCGATGACATCGCCCATTCCTCGGGCTTCTGGGGAATGATGGTCGGGCTCGCGGTGGGCGTCGCGATCGGCGCGGCGATCGCCGCCACGGTCGCCACCGGCGGGCTGGCCGGCGCGCTGATCGTCGGCTGCGTGATGGCGGGCGGCCTGAGCCTGGGCAGCGCGCTCGCGCAGGCCAGCCAGAGCATGGGCAGCAACTGCGGCAAGATCATGACCGGCTCGCGCACGGTCTACTTCGAGAAGAAGAAGGTCGCGCGCGTGACGGACCTGGTGCAGTGCGAGCATCACTCGGGCGCGCCCGAGCCGCTGGTCGAGGGCAGCAGGACGATCTTCGTCAATGGCCTGCCGCTGGTGCGGATCGGCCACGAGACGCATTGCAGCGGCAAGGTCAACTCGGGGCGCAACAGCATCTGGATCGACAAGACCACCGGGCAATACGGGCCGAAGAATCCGGAGCTGACGGCCGGCCAGGAATTCCTGGCCGGGCTGCTGGGCGGCCTGATCGGCGCGAAGCTCGGGCATATGGCGGGCGAGCGCTTCCGGCCGAGTTCGACCGAATCGGTGGAGCAGACCGGCGTCGACGAGAACAAGCGCACCTGCGAGAAGGATCCGGTCGACGTGGCGAGCGGCGAGCTGGTGGAGCGCCGCCGCGACCTCTACATCCCCGGTGTGCTGCCGCTCGAGCTGGCGCGGCGCTATCGCACCCGCGCGACCGGGCACGGCCTGCTCGGCGAACGCTGGACCGACAACTGGTCGCAACGGCTGACTCGCGACGGCCGCGTGGTGCGCTTCCATGACGGAGCCGGGCTGGTGCTCGGCTTCGATGCGCCGGCCAGCGCCTTCGACGGCATCAATTTGCGCGAGCCGCGCTATCGTCTGGTCGGCAGTTGCACCGAGCCGCGGATTCTCGATCGCGACACGCGACGGCTGCTGATTTTCGCCGAGCTATCGGAGGTGGGTGCGGCACGACTGGAGCGCATCGAGGATCTCGACGGCAACGCGATCCGCTTCGGCTACGACGAGCAGGGCCGGCTTGCCGAACTCGCGCACAGCGATGGCTATCGCGTCGCATTGCATTATCACGGCGAGCAGCGGTACCCGCTCGCGATCGTGCTGCACGATGCGGATGGCATCGTCCATCGGCTGGTGGACTATGTCCACCAGGGCGGACGTCTGGTGGAGGTCGCGAGCCGCCAGTTCGGCGGGTTCCGCTACGACTACGATGACAACGGCTGGATGACGCGCTGGCGCGATACCGACCAGACCGAGGTTCACTATCGCTACGATCGCGATGGCCGCGTGATCGAGACCGGCACGCGCGAGGGCTACCACGGCGGGCGCTTCGTCTACGAGCCGGGGCGCACGCGCGTGATCGATGCCGACGGCGAGTCGATCTACGACCACGACGCCGACGGCCTGGTGGTCGCGCACCGCAATGCGCTCGGCGCCACCGAGCGCTACGAGTGGGAACTCGGCCGCTTGAGCGCGCGCATCGACCCGCTCGGGCGGCGCACCGACTATCGCTACGACGCGCGAGGGCAACTGGTCGGCGTGATCGAAGCGAGCGGCCGTGCGATGGCCTTCGAGCACGACGAGGAGCAGCGGCTGGTGGCGGTGGTGCTGCCTTCGGGCGGGCGCATTCGGCTCGAATACGATCACCTGCGCCGCCTGATCGCGCGCACCGAGCCCGACGGCACCCGCACGCAATATCGCTACGGTTCGCGCGGCGAGCTGCTGCGGGTGGTTCGCGGCACGGCCGAGACGCGCTTCGACTACGACGCGCGCCTGCGGCCCAGCGAGGTGGTGCTGGCGAGCGGCGCGAGGTTTCGCCGCGAGGTCGACGTGTTCGGGCGCCTGCTTGCCGAAACCTCGCCCGATGGACAGCTCACGCGCTTCGACTACACGCCGGGCCCCGACAACCCGCGCGGCCTGCTGCGCGCCGTGACGCGAGCCGACGGCTCGGTGCTGAGCGCGCGCTACAACAGCGAGGGCCTGGCGATCGAGCAGGTCGATCCGCTGGGCCGCGTGATCCGGCGCCGCTACGGGCCGTTCGACCTGCTGACGGCCAGCATCGACGCGGCCGGCCAGGAAACGCGCTACGAATACGATCATCGCACCTGCCTGAGCCGCGTCACCAATCCGCTGGGCGAAACCTGGACCTACGACTACGACGCAGCGGGCCGGCTACGCTCGGAAATCGACTGGGGAGGGCGTCTCACGCGGTACCGGCGCGACGCGGCCGGCCGCCTGCTGGCGCGCGGCCTGCCGGACGGCACCGAA contains:
- a CDS encoding RHS repeat-associated core domain-containing protein → MSDSTTPTYQEPSGSAEQRVANLQTLEDGEKTKQQQMGWVDGANYGMTGADIGYAAYAGGSAALAGGAGGAAALGAGALAAAPAVIALGGAMLLDKVGVTGAMASGFTRLGDALGLTIGRGDPHPACVGDDIAHSSGFWGMMVGLAVGVAIGAAIAATVATGGLAGALIVGCVMAGGLSLGSALAQASQSMGSNCGKIMTGSRTVYFEKKKVARVTDLVQCEHHSGAPEPLVEGSRTIFVNGLPLVRIGHETHCSGKVNSGRNSIWIDKTTGQYGPKNPELTAGQEFLAGLLGGLIGAKLGHMAGERFRPSSTESVEQTGVDENKRTCEKDPVDVASGELVERRRDLYIPGVLPLELARRYRTRATGHGLLGERWTDNWSQRLTRDGRVVRFHDGAGLVLGFDAPASAFDGINLREPRYRLVGSCTEPRILDRDTRRLLIFAELSEVGAARLERIEDLDGNAIRFGYDEQGRLAELAHSDGYRVALHYHGEQRYPLAIVLHDADGIVHRLVDYVHQGGRLVEVASRQFGGFRYDYDDNGWMTRWRDTDQTEVHYRYDRDGRVIETGTREGYHGGRFVYEPGRTRVIDADGESIYDHDADGLVVAHRNALGATERYEWELGRLSARIDPLGRRTDYRYDARGQLVGVIEASGRAMAFEHDEEQRLVAVVLPSGGRIRLEYDHLRRLIARTEPDGTRTQYRYGSRGELLRVVRGTAETRFDYDARLRPSEVVLASGARFRREVDVFGRLLAETSPDGQLTRFDYTPGPDNPRGLLRAVTRADGSVLSARYNSEGLAIEQVDPLGRVIRRRYGPFDLLTASIDAAGQETRYEYDHRTCLSRVTNPLGETWTYDYDAAGRLRSEIDWGGRLTRYRRDAAGRLLARGLPDGTEWRYSYDALDRITAIDAGDVRIVYRYDAGGRLASAEVQGEHPHLTRFAYDAHGRLIGEDQHGDLLRHVYDESGRRCLRATPTRETVYAYDPLGALTRVGGLEIERDGLGREIGRHAGAFVARVEYDVCGRIRKQVAGPEELLAMLQTDPAGAIEQLTRQVYRYDAAGELAGIDTEADTIDYRRDVRGQVTAVDAARQPAERYGYDAAMNLGAHGEQDTGEAHRHAPGGLPERVGYARWRYDARGRAIEKTVERPGFRPRTWRYDWDGLNRLVKVSTPDHGVWTYRYDAFNRRVDKRRVGARESTRYLWDGPALAERWTELRDGTTGEVVTWHIDPGSFRPLAQETDDGLYPVLTDQVGMPKAIFDARGERVWKGAHSLWGRLLARPAANDEAGTLDTTLRFPGQWADQESGLSYNLNRYYDPDSGQYLSPDPLGLAGGLRTQGYVENPTGRIDPLGLSGCEEFDVNKVTAKDIPTFASGKFNEWFDARTPEEISTMYEQPALRAKIESGLRGAGGNHEMLMVAEAPQWKQWDVSAKQVQEDFAIPISDLNEGGLANGWKHSTGLPNSKAPGSKMVHNQLQSIIQNSSSLSDFKQNIRPWADKWITGGYDALPSGFHQ